A DNA window from Anastrepha ludens isolate Willacy chromosome 6, idAnaLude1.1, whole genome shotgun sequence contains the following coding sequences:
- the LOC128868056 gene encoding poly(A) polymerase type 3-like, whose amino-acid sequence MDAYQNPRHGSYNSSEASGQNDSPHQQQTPTETSGIGWKKSRPEEKTNALLKSLEAFNVFETPDELSHRKKILTKLNMLVRKWIKNVSMAKNMSKADAKKLGGKIYTFGSYRLGVHDKGANIYALCVAPRNIERSEFFTSFFGLLKKQPKVAECRSVENTSVPVIKMKFDGVEIDLLFARLSPKEIPEDFSLRDDNLLKDSDPQSVLSLNDCRVTDEIMELVPNRENFRLALRSIKLWAKEHGIYSNSFGYFGCITWAILVAHTCQFYPNATASTLVQKFFNMFSRWRWPDPVLLKRTDIVNLQSPALCSHLMPIITPAYPQYNSAFNVSEATKKVIINELNRGMATMNVIMSDGAPWDLLFEAPSFFYRYHHFIVVLVTSQTSQDQLQWCGLVQSKIRLLVDDVQHKHHMSLVHANPTCFEYKKDDVPTQSNSGKENEPSDNPAVDTAPFCSMLFIGLEFEYKEKNSKVDLTGSFKYFAERITQHAVNKKMLRDGMNIEVKRIKRKSLSHYLDMDFIKSQGNIKKSISTKRNGFAADLSTEKEVATKKRRLS is encoded by the exons atggaCGCGTACCAAAATCCCAGACATGGCAGTTACAACTCTAGCGAAGCAAGCGGCCAAAACGACTCGCCGCATCAGCAGCAAACGCCCACCGAGACATCGGGCATTGGTTGGAAAAAGTCACGTCCTGAAGAGAAAACCAACGCTCTACTCAAATCATTGGAAGCATTTAATGTGTTCGAAACTCCAGATGAACTAAGTCATCGTAAAAAGATTTTGACTAAGCTTAATATGCTTGTGAGGAAGTGgattaaaaatgtatcaatgGCAAAAAACATGTCCAAAGCAGATGCGAAAAAACTCGGAGGAAAAATTTACACTTTCGGTTCATACCGTTTGGGTGTACATGATAAGGGCGCTAATATTTATGCCCTCTGTGTCGCACCACGCAACATTGAACGCTCGGAGTTTTTTACGTCGTTCTTTGGATTGCTAAAGAAACAGCCAAAAGTAGCCGAATGTCGTTCAGTGGAAAATACCTCTGTACCGGTCATAAAAATGAAGTTTGATGGAGTTgaaattgatttgttatttgCGCGTCTTTCACCCAAAGAGATACCAGAGGATTTTAGTTTACGTGACGATAATCTACTTAAAGATTCAGATCCTCAATCGGTGCTCAGTTTAAATGACTGTCGAGTGACTGACGAGATAATGGAGCTAGTGCCGAACAGAGAGAATTTTCGCTTAGCGCTGCGGTCGATTAAATTATGGGCAAAGG agcatggaatatattctaattcattcggctactttGGCTGTATAACTTGGGCAATTTTAGTGGCTCACACATGCCAATTTTATCCAAATGCAACAGCTTCTACGCTAGTCCAGAAATTCTTCAATATGTTCTCGCGCTGGAGATGGCCAGATCCAGTGCTGCTCAAGCGAACTGACATTGTCAATTTACAATCACCG GCTTTGTGTTCTCATCTAATGCCAATTATTACGCCCGCATATCCACAGTACAACTCCGCATTTAATGTGTCGGAGGCAACAAAGaaggttataattaatgaattgAATAGAGGAATGGCCACCATGAACGTAATTATGTCTGATGGCGCTCCCTGGGATCTACTCTTCGAGGCGCCTAGCTTCTTTTATAG GTATCATCACTTTATTGTGGTTCTGGTTACATCGCAAACCAGTCAAGATCAGCTGCAGTGGTGTGGCTTGGTCCAGTCAAAGATTCGTCTGTTGGTAGATGATGTACAGCATAAACACCACATGTCCTTAGTCCATGCAAATCCTACATGTTTTGAATACAAGAAAGATGACGTCCCCACTCAAAGTAACAGCGGCAAAGAGAATGAGCCGAGCGACAATCCAGCAGTTGATACGGCACCATTCTGTTCGATGCTGTTCATCGGTTTAGAATTCGAATATAAAGAGAAGAACTCCAAAGTGGACCTTACGgggagttttaaatatttcgccGAACGTATTACACAGCATGCG gtaaataaaaaaatgctgagAGATGGGATGAATATTGAAGTGAAACGCATAAAACGAAAATCCCTTTCGCATTATTTGGATATGGACTTCATAAAGAGTCAGGGGAATATTAAGAAATCTATTTCAACCAAGCGTAATGGATTTGCGGCCGATCTGTCAACTGAGAAAGAGGTGGCGACTAAAAAGCGGCGCTTGAGTTGA